Below is a window of Hyphomonas neptunium ATCC 15444 DNA.
CGGCCTTTGTGCTCAATTACACCTTCGGCGGCGGCGGCTTTGAAAGCCGCCTCGTGAAAACCCTGCGGGTCGACAAGGGCCTGACCTATGGCATCAGCTCCAGCATTGATCCCGACCCGAACTTCAACGTCTGGTCCGGCGGGGGCCAGACCAAGAATGAAAGCGCCGGTGAATTCATCACCGGCATCCGCGACGAGATGCAGAAGTTCATCGAAGGCGGCGTGACGGAGGCAGAGCTTTCCGACGCCAAGGCCTATCTGATCGGCTCCTATCCGCTCGGCTTTGACTCCAACGCCAAGATCGCGGGCAACATCATGTCCGTCCGCCAGGACGAACTCGGCATCGACTATTTCGACCGCCGCAACGCCCTGATCGACGCCGTCACCCTGGAAGACGTAAACGCGGCGGCCGCAAAATACCTCGCCCCGGACCGGTTCAGCTTCTTCGTCGTCGGCGAACCCGAAGGCCTAAGCGCAGAGTAATCCCCTCAACGCCTCTCCCGCTCGCGGGAGAGGCTGCGCAGGATCAGCGTTTGCAGTGCAAACGCCCGGAGCAGGCCGTTGCGCAGCAATGGGAGGTGAGGGCCTGCAGCGTCCGGATATGTCCTGGCCTGTCCGCCAGATGTCCCGCAAAGTGTCCCGATATGTCCCGATCTCTCCGCGTTTGTCACGGCAAAACCGGGGGACACCCAAACGCCTGTCCAACGCGCCAGCGCCCGCAACGCCCGGCCACGCCGCGCGCCGCGCTGCGCCAATCCCGCCGAACCCGCAGCCCGGTATACTTCCCGCATCAAGAAAAGCGGTTTTCCGCCAGACTTCAGTCCGGAGACTTTCGCGGCGTCGCCAGCCCCGGCGCGGCAAAGCCCCCGGAGGGATGGCGCTTGTAGGTGAAGAGTTCGGCAGGCCGCCCCCCGGTCGACGGCTCCATCTGCCCCGTGCCGGTCACCAGCCGCGTCTTCTCCAGGGCGCGGCGGAAATTCTGCGTGTGCAGTTGCAGGCCGAGAATCCCCTCGACCCCGCGTTGCAGCTCGGAGAGCGTAAAGCGTTCGGGCACCAGCTCGAACACGACCGGGCGGTATTTGATCTTGCTGCGCAGCCGGGAGAGCCCGGTTGCAAGAATCCGTCTGTGGTCGGATGTCATCGCCGCGCCAAGCCGGATGCCCGCTTCAGGCAATCCGGCATCGCGCGCGCACTCGGCCACCAGGCCCGCCTCATAGAGCAGCTCATAGCGCTCCAGCACCCGCTCCTCGATCCAGCGGGCCCCGTCGAGGCCAAAGGCGATCCGGGCCCGCTCGGCGCGCGGCTCATTGCCCGCCGCCCAGGTCTTCAGGCGCGGGGCAATCTCCGCGTCAATCAGGGCAGGGCGGCCAGAGCGATGATCTTCCCACGGAAAATACTGATACCAGCTGCGCCAGCGCGCCTCGAAATTCGCCGCCACCGGCTTTTCCTCCGGCGTCAGCGCCAGATAGCCGACAGAGATGACGTGCGCGTTCGGCGGCGCGTCCACCACCGTGGCCTCAGGCGTCTCGCGGTCCTTGTCCCCGAAGGTGTAGAGTTGCTCGACATAGCCAAGCTCAAAGCCCGTCTGCTCGCGCACCCAGCCGCGCAGCGACAGGTCAAAGGTGCGATGGTTCACCGGGTCAAACGGGCCGAAGGGCAGGGCCTCCTCGCCGCTCGGCCGGCGGGTCACCAGCACATGCGGCTCCCCGTCCTTGATGGCAACCATCACGGCAGACAGGCCAATCAGCAGGGCAGAGGTGGCGGGCATCAGGCAGCCTCCGCCGCGATCACGGCCTGAATATCCTCAAAGCGCTTCAGGAACAGCCTCTGCGCATCGGGCGCGGGCAGGGGCTTCAGGCGAAACTTCATGCCTTCAGGGGGGTGCCCGAAGAAGCCGTCGGATTCCGCCTCGCTGAAGCCCGCCAGCTGCACCGCCTCAAACCAGGCGCAGATATGGTCGGCCTTCTTGATCGTCTTCTTCAGCTTCGCCGTTGTCAGGGGTTTCAGGCCGAACCGGATGTGAATGGCTTCCTGCAAACGGGCTTCAATATCCTTATAGCTCTCCCCCAGCAGCGCCTTGAACGGGGAGATCATGTCCCCGATCACATATTCCGGGCTGTCATGCAGCAGGGCGGTCAGCCAGGCCTCCGGCGGGAGACCGGGTTCCAGCTTGCGCACGATCTGCTCCACCAGCACCGAGTGTTCAGCCACGGAAAAGGCATGCTCGCCCCGCGTCTGCCCGTTCCAGCGCGCCACACGGGCCAGCCCATGGGCAATATCCTCGATTTCCACATCCATCGGCGAGGGATGTGCCAGATCAAGGCGCCGGCCAGACAACATCCGCTGCCAGACGCGAGGGGGCTTAACAGAACGCTTCAAGGGGTGGGCTCCATTGGGGCATCTTAAGGGATTGGTAGCAGGGGTAAATAAACCGGGGCGAAACGGTTACAAACTCGCCTTGTTTGTGCCCCCGTTTGCCAATGACGCATTAATGCCTGTCGGGCATAACCCTTGCATTACAGGCATTGGTCCTTCGTTTTCAGCAGGGCCAGCGCATAAAACAAGTAGAGTGACGGTGAACGCCTGATGATTGATATTCTGCACCAATTCACAACCGGTTCGGGCTTTCCCGTGGTTGTCCTCGTGTGTTGTGCCATCATTGTGGTCATCGAGGCGGCCAAAGCCAGCCGCCGCGCCCTCTGGGGCGACCTGTTCACCGAAGACTTCGACGAATAGTCGTTTCCGGGCGATCAGCCCACCCGCTCCACCACAACAGTTCCAGCCGAATAGCCTGCTCCGAACGAGCAGATCAGGCCTTTCTGTCCGGCCGTGAAGTCTTCCGAGTGCAGATGGAAGGCGATGATCGAGCCCGCCGAAGACGTGTTGGCGTAGGTGTCGAGCACTGTAGGGCTTTCAGCGTCGCTCGCCTCATGGCCCAGCACCTTCGATGAGATCAGCCGGTTCATGTTGGCGTTGGCCTGATGCAGCCACATGCGTTTCAGAGCGCCCGCCTCGATGCCCAGTTCGCCCAGATGACCATTGATCATCTCTGCCACCATCGGCACCACTTCCTTGAACACCTTGCGGCCTTCCTGAACGAACAGCTTGTCCGGCGTGCCGATGCCGTCAGGCGCCGCGCGGTTCAGGAAGCCGAAATTGTTGCGGATGTTGTTGGAAAATTGCGTCTTCAGCCGCGAACCCAGGATCTTCCAGTGCCCGGCCGGGGCAATCGCCTCGTCTTCTACCAGGATGGCGGTGGCCACATCACCAAAGATGAAATGGCTGTCGCGGTCGGTGAAGTTGAGATGGCCCGAACAGATTTCGGGGTTCACCACCAGCACCGATCTGGCATTGCCCGAGCGGATAAAGTCCGCCGCCGTCTGAATGCCGAACGTGGCTGAGGAGCAGGCCACGTTCATATCAAACGCAAATCCCTCGATGCCGAGCGCTTCCTGCACTTCAATCGCCATCGCCGGATAGGCGCGCTGCATGTTGGACGCCGCGCAGATCACCGCGCCGATGTCCTTCGGGTCGCGCCCGGCCCGCTTGAGCGCGTCGCGCGCGGCA
It encodes the following:
- a CDS encoding beta-ketoacyl-ACP synthase III; protein product: MPSPVISATGLWTPPNSISNAELVASYNAWADNWNVENAADISSGLLEPKTHSSVEFIEKASGIKARYVIDKEGVLNPDIMTPRIPERPNEQISVLAEMAVHAARDALKRAGRDPKDIGAVICAASNMQRAYPAMAIEVQEALGIEGFAFDMNVACSSATFGIQTAADFIRSGNARSVLVVNPEICSGHLNFTDRDSHFIFGDVATAILVEDEAIAPAGHWKILGSRLKTQFSNNIRNNFGFLNRAAPDGIGTPDKLFVQEGRKVFKEVVPMVAEMINGHLGELGIEAGALKRMWLHQANANMNRLISSKVLGHEASDAESPTVLDTYANTSSAGSIIAFHLHSEDFTAGQKGLICSFGAGYSAGTVVVERVG
- a CDS encoding YfbR-like 5'-deoxynucleotidase — encoded protein: MKRSVKPPRVWQRMLSGRRLDLAHPSPMDVEIEDIAHGLARVARWNGQTRGEHAFSVAEHSVLVEQIVRKLEPGLPPEAWLTALLHDSPEYVIGDMISPFKALLGESYKDIEARLQEAIHIRFGLKPLTTAKLKKTIKKADHICAWFEAVQLAGFSEAESDGFFGHPPEGMKFRLKPLPAPDAQRLFLKRFEDIQAVIAAEAA
- a CDS encoding NUDIX hydrolase, with product MPATSALLIGLSAVMVAIKDGEPHVLVTRRPSGEEALPFGPFDPVNHRTFDLSLRGWVREQTGFELGYVEQLYTFGDKDRETPEATVVDAPPNAHVISVGYLALTPEEKPVAANFEARWRSWYQYFPWEDHRSGRPALIDAEIAPRLKTWAAGNEPRAERARIAFGLDGARWIEERVLERYELLYEAGLVAECARDAGLPEAGIRLGAAMTSDHRRILATGLSRLRSKIKYRPVVFELVPERFTLSELQRGVEGILGLQLHTQNFRRALEKTRLVTGTGQMEPSTGGRPAELFTYKRHPSGGFAAPGLATPRKSPD